The nucleotide sequence TCTCTTTAAGCTTTAAACTCTAATTCCTAAATGCTTTGAAATTTGACTTTAGTAAATACCGTCGTAATTATGAGTCCTATTCGAGAACTTTGCTTGCTATCCTTCCGATTGATTAGATCAAGCATTGCACGCATCTCAAAATCCACGTGTCTCAGGTATCCGTCGTTTGCTCGCAGGTGTGCGGTGCAGTTACCAGCGCCATTAAAGTTCTACATAAGTTCCCTTTTCCTTTGTTCCAAAGGAAACGCGGTGCCCTATAAATCGAAACGAAGGCCTCGATCTCTCCTCTCCCCTCTCGTTTTGCGATCGAGCTTGTCCGGAGATATGAAGCTTCGAATTCGCTCCGTGGCGTCGAAGGAGACGCTGAGGATCCAAGCCCCCGACCCCTCCTCTCTCCACGACCTCAAAACCCTCATCGCACGcgccctctcttcctcctcctcgatctCGATCCCGCCGGGGTCAATCCGCCTCTCCCTTAACCGCAAGGACGAGCTCCTTCCTCCCTCTCCCCACGACTCGCTCCACTCCCTCGGCCTCACCTCCGGCAACCTCATCTTCTTCTACATCGTCCCTGCCTCACAAACCCTAGCCCCGTCCCCCTCCTCGGCCCCCGCTCCGGAGGGAACCGTGGAAAGCTCGAATCTTGCCCCAGTTCCTCCGCCAGAGACCCCCAGTGCCGTGGACGATACACCGGTCCGCCTGCACGCTCAAACCCTAAACTTATTATCTTCCTCTGTCGCTACTTCTATGGACATTGCGGAAAGCTCGAATCTTGCGCCGGTGTTGACGCAGGATAACCCCAGTGCCATAGCGTCGGATTTGAGTGCACCTCAAGCGGAGGTGGTTCAACAAGATGATATAATGGCATCGGACGCAGAGCCCCTTTTTGTGGGGAAGTCTCTGTCAGTTCCATATTTTCTTAAGAGGGTCATGGAAGCCGAGAAGGGAGAAGCCGAGGGTCTTCTGGGTCGCCTGGTCGTCACCTTCCATGCCGCTTTTCTCGAGTCCGGATTTGTGGTCAGTGGCGGCGGATCCCGATTGCCCACAGGACGTCCATCAAAAGCTGCTACTTTTTCCGTTCAATACACTCTTCCTGAGCTCGTGGGTGCTGTCGACGCAAGGGACGTCAAAGTGGCGATGTTGAGGTTCTCGATGATGGGGAATTATGCGACTGTCTATGGATTTCTGACCGGAGATCATCAGGATGTGTACCGAGTGTGTATTGATCTGTCAAAGCTGGCATCTTTGTTATCTTTATCTATGGATTCTCTGAGCGAACAAGAGGAAAAGGAGGTTTTTGGACTATGGAAGGTTGTGAAAGATGAACTCACGTTGCCACTCCTTATTGATATATGCCGTATGAATGGGCTACCTTCTCCCACATGCTTCATGCGCCTTCCAGCCGAACTCCAGCTCCACATTCTAAAGCATGTTTCAGCCATTGATCTCGCAAAGATCGGGTGCACTTGTTCTGAGTTACGTTTTCTGTCATCAGATGACCATCTTTGGAAGCGGAGGTTTCATGTGGAGATTGGGTCGGTGAACGGGAGGCTAATTACGGGCAGAAGCTGGAAAGAGAAGTATGTGAAACGCCGGGTGAGGATGATGGAAGCTGAGAAGATGACAGAAAGGTCGAACCTACTCGGCAGGCCCAGTTATTTGAACTCAGTTGGTCCCCGGAGGTTTCCTGTGCTAGGTGGAGATTATGACGGGTTCCATGCCATCGCAGGCTTTGCTCCACTGGTTCTGAGATTAGGGTTTAACCCAGTTGGTCCCCCGAGGTTTCCTGTGCGAGGCCGAGATTACGGCAGGTTCGCTTCACTCGGTGGTTTTGGTCCGGCGGGTGTGCGATTTGGATGTCCATGTCTAGCCCATCGAAGAAACTTCCATTAGCGTAATCTTGGAGGAGAAGATGCAGGTTTCTCAGAGTGAAATGGCTTTTACCTTATTCCTTTCTCGGAAAGTAGATGCACTCACAGACCCTTTGGCCACGCTTCTCCATGCGCAGGTGGTTTTGGTGGCTACTGTTCATAAGATTTGAGAGAGATGGTTCCACGCGTGTAATACACACGCGCTTCCATATGGGTAGGTAGTGCACGAATAAACTCAAACATTTGTATATATGTGAAGTCTTCATCGTTTAGTAAATAATACACATATGAATAAACTTATAGTTCTGCTCGATCGATCGATAACCCCATCTTCATGGGAAGGAATAACTGTTACAAATAATCTTTTGATCGAAGCATATCCAGATCAACATGCTTTTTCTTCgatatgttttccatgatgtcGGAGGGTAATAGCAAGTGTTTGGACTGTTGACCAAATTTCCCTAGTTAGAGATTTATTTATGTTCCTTCAATGTCTTTTTCTTGTCCATGTCTAGTGATATTTAATAATTCTTGCTTGTGAAGAGTTCTGAAAATTTACATGCTGTGTTATGGCCATTTTTCTGCCACTTTCTCTTCCGATTCCTTTTGTGCATCACATTTGTTTAATCTTTCATGGTTTTCTCCAATTTTCTTTAAACCAATATATTGTGTTCTTGTGATGTAGAGCACGCATGAAACCTAAATGTTGAGTAACTTTATATCGTGATTGATGGGTCAGCATGGGTTGATCTGATTCTGAGTGTGTAGAGACGCCCAAGTGATTGCTCGAACAGGGTAGTCGGTGTCAGGTTAGGTCCAGGCTTCATCTCTATAATTGATCTGAGTAAAGCAAGGAGTTGCTCTTCCTCTCTCATCGGATTGTTGCTTCTTTGTCATCGAGTTCCTGTACATAAGCCAAAGTTAGGAGGGAGATTTCCCGACTCGACTTATCCAAAGCTTAAGTCAGTGTTGAGTAGTGTTAGGGAGAGTttgagtgttcgaagttcaacctCTAACGCTAATCAGGAGGTTGATTTTTATACCTACAAACGAAGGTCGATCATACATGGTCTATTAATGGTCGTAGACTCCTCGAGCGACCAGCTcatactagtcataagtgccttgcaagtcaatcacgtgagtgatgacacatgtgacatgacatgcagtcttttcaattattattattattattatttatcactttatattacttgttgcataaatatattgtgatgttcatggatctgtgcaataggaatcagatcgtgatgagatcatgagaccgatttacctttaaacataggtCATAAACTAGTGttactgtatactcatccatatgatggagacgattggtctcaaagctgctcgtgtgaggacactaaggatacaatgtaggtgctcattggagaataaattTACTTATTGATCTGCTTACTGAATGttggatgattaatgatatcttattgtcaaaTAACGATTTCGTAGACCCAataatgtatctggtccttagacttgagacactaaggatgttttgtatgagcactccactctttgatatcagacttataggtttggaagtttcagatttagtatagttggtcattgggagtgacaaccaatcttacgaggactattgaatgttgatagaggatcattcactctcgatatcatgagaggaatttcTTGTGTGTTTTTACTCatataaatccttggccaagatcgttcgaattgagagagaaagagttctacgggagaatccaattacaaCGAGACTCGAGGAAAAACCGTATTGATCTAACAGCATCATGCCTGGTATACgatttttgggatattagatgaatgagggactataggtacataataGCTGAAGACAGATAGGTCTaaaagattggattctcctgtatcgtctagggactacgacgtagtggcttagtacgtccgcaatcaatgagtcgagtgaattattatgaagataataattcattgattcagaaggagttctaatagatataactcacgaccagctcgatattgggcctagaaggtcacacatatatggtaggggttgcgatgagtagaggttcgaatatgagatatttgttagagtccctatcttattggatatccaataagcccgtgAATTATTGGAtcgcatggatgagatccaataagagttaataagagattattgggtagagactcactaatctaagatgcttgagtaattggatggagatcctatactcaatagggcaggatccatttgtGTTAAttaggagcctctataaatataagggaacTAAAGGCCAAAAGGTTGGGGCTTTctagttgtcacctcctattttcctctccccttctcctcctcaaatagcaggtatgtggatttgaggagcgtcgtcacagcttTGTTGTGTGTATCACCACTAgaaaggaggatgcttgaccttcttcatcctctcccacagatatgtaggatttcagggatatacaatctccctagataaAACACTATCTCATACGTTAGATTTAAATTTCACAGGTTTTTTCGCACAAATCTTTGTACGACGACGAATACTTTTTGGAAAATttgagattttgttttatgttcttctattacccatgtgatgtcgtccctaaATTTTCCTACAACTCATACATTTCGTATGGGCGTCGATCGACTTGCACGGATTCGTGCTACATGATGTCGTTCTGAGCTTTTCGGAGTGGCTTTGTATTATCCATCGCTGTCTTGTACGACTTCAGATAGGGCGGGAACAAGCAATTGTCCTGTCCAAGTTCGAGGTGTCGCATCGACGTAGTGCATCAAGTCATTCCTAAGGCTCCACATTGGTGTTGTCATAATTGCTTATTGTTAACGAGaggatgataccaaaatatgtcaTATTACTAATCTTGTGTTTTATGTTTTGATGGTATATTCTTTGTTATTTTGTCTTGGAGGTGGCTGGATGAAGATTTATCAATTAAGTAATTTCAATTTTAAATGGGTTACAACTGTGTTTGTTGTATGAGGTACGTGCGAACAATATATTTCTgccttaattctcttataattaatatattaCGTGATCCTATTaaattaagtaaaatatattataattttaaatagattttaattataattatcaattaataaaaaaaatatttatgataagatTTATTAATAGATACCTTGATGGAAGAAACTCTTTCCAtcatttattttatattctttatttttaccTATAACTAAAAAAAATTTACCAACTAAACATGATACGACACAAGACTATTGATTTATTCTCGTCcctatttcattattcataatgaTTTCGTGAAGAATAAAAGAGGGGAGTAGATGAGTCTATTTTATTTTAcagattgatatttttattttctacgaATTAAACTACGAAATACATTCTACGATTCAAATAAAGGCATTGCATCtaaatatatcaatatattattatttaattttatatcttgatattaaattgatttaatataataatatgattataattttatgTTTACAGAAAGTTCTACAATTTATCTTTATGATTCTTATAAATTAGCTTGATGGATGCTTATTGGTCGTGGCCTACATTATGGAGTAAGTTAGGTTCCTTGTATCTTTTATTCGAGTAGTATGAGAATGATGGTATAGAAGTTTGACTCGATTTAGTTACTTTTGTTTGTAGTTTGCGCACCTTATTTATAGGGAGTAATCTTTGATCAATGATCCTCTCAAGTAATCATCCTATGAAAGCCATCATAGAGCGATGAAGTGCATGTAGGAAACTACACTCTTTTGCAGGTCATACGTGGAGGAGAAGGCTATTCCATTGCTCTGAACACTTTTATTTGGTTAATTTGTAGCACAATCAAGCTGTTGCAGATTGCATatgttttgaagtcattttgcGGTTCTTTCAAGCGTTTGCAGCTGATCACATAGCAAGCATTCAACAACAACAATATGAAagtataaaatctgtaatatattgtattaaatatgaaaataatcttttatgtcatgattgaaatcaaataattagatctgATTTAACAATGCTTACCTTTTGATGTTATCTGAAAAAAAAGATCTTTATTTGATCTGTAAAGATACTCGTTGTCAATTTACAAGAGGAACTAGAtcattcttttctctttctatctTTTAACATGACGAGAAAAGTTAAAAGAAAGATTATAATTCATGTATTAAGATAATTTTTCTATTCCTCtcgttttttttttattactttctTATATTCAGttctagaggtcctgtctatataTAGGCGATGAGTTATTAGTTCATCTCATCAAGGTTATCTCATAAGGAATCCTATtttcaatgaatttttttttaattaatcaatatattttattaaaatttaattatttatattataaatatcttatctaattataaagggtCACAAAATCTAACTCCTCATTTTTTAACCCTTCTGCATCAGATTTAGCTTTAATATGctgttttattttgtgctttcttTAGCCCTTCTGTTGTTGCTTTCAATGTAAACACTTCCATCAGTCAATCGAATAAGACTAGGATTAATTTATATGAATGTATCATTATTAATGCATTCAATTATTGATAAAGTAGTGAGATTATAGTTTTAtgtttatctctttttttttattcatattatTGGGTCAATTTAATGCACGTACGAAACATATATAAGCTATAGATTCTAATTACTAAATAGTTTGAAATTTGAATGTAGTAAATACAGTTGTAATTCCTATTCGAAAACTTGTAATGTTTCCGATTCCTTAGATCAAACATTGCACGCATCTCAAGTGCCACGTGTCTCAGTTATCCATCGTTTGCTCCATACGTGGTGCGGTGCAGTTGCCAGCACCATTAAGGTCCTTTGAATGTTTCCTTTATCCCGAAGGAAACGCCGTGCACTCTAAATCGAAAGGAAGGCCTCTcgatctctcctctcctctcctctcctctcccctcTGCGATCGAGCTTGTCCGGAGATATGAAGCTTCGAATTCGCTCCGTGGCGTCGAAGGAGACGCTGAGGATCCAAGCCCCCGACCCCTCCTCTCTCCACAACCTCAAAACCCTCATCGCACGcgccctctcttcctcctcctcgatctCGATCCCGCCGGGGTCAATCCGCCTCTCCCTTAACCGCAAGGACGAGCTCCTTCCTTCCTCTCCCCACGACTCGCTCCACTCACTCGGCCTCACCGCCGGAGATCTTATCTTCTTCTCTATCGTCCCTGACTCCCAAACCCTAGCCCCGTCCCCCTCCTCGGCCCCGGCTCCGGAGGAAACCGTGGAAAGCTCGAATCTTGCCCCAGTTCCTCCGCCAGAGACCCCCAGTGCCGTGGATGATACGCCGTTCGGCCTGAGCGCTCAAACTCTAAacttttcctcttcctctgtcGCCGCTTCAGTGGAAATTGCGGAAAGCTCGAATCTTTCGCCGGTGTCGACGCAGAATAACCCCAGTGCCATAGCGGCAGATTTGACTTCACCTCAAGCCGAGGTGGTTCAACAAGATGATGTCATGGCATTAGACGTAGAGCCCGTTGTCGTGGGGAAGTCTCTGGCAGTTCCATGTTTTCTTAAGAGGGTCATCGAAGCCGAGAAGGGAGAAGCCGAGGGTCTTCTGGGTCGCCTGGTCATCACCTTCCATGCTGCTTTTCTCGAGTCTGGATTCGTGGtcagtggcggtggcggtggccgtGGATCCCGATTTCCCGGAGGATGTCCATCAAAAGCTGCTACTTTTTCCGTTCGATACACTCTTCCTGAGCTCGTGGGTGCCGTTGACGGAAGGGACGTCAAAGTGGCAATTTTGAGGTTCTCGATGATGGGGAATTATGCGACTGTTTATGGATTTCTGAACGGAGATCATCAGGATGTGTACCGAGTGTGTATTGATCTGTCAAAGCTGGCACCTTTGTTATCTTTATCTATGGATTCTCTGAGCAAACAAGAAGAAAAGGAGGTTTTTGGACTATGGAAGGTTGTGAAAGATGGACTCACGTTGCCTCTCCTTATTGATATATGCCAGAAGAATGGGCTACCTTCTCCCACATGCTTCATGCGCCTTCCAACTGATCTCAAGATCAAGATTCTGGAGTTTGTTTCGGGCATTGATGTTGCAAAGATTGGGTGCACTTGTTCTGAGTTGCGGTATCTGTCATCGAATGATGATCTTTGGAAGCTGAGGTTTCTTGAGGAGTTTGGGTCGGTGAATGAGAGGGTACTCGTGGGCAGAAGCTGGAAAGACAAGTATGTGAATTACTGGGTGAGGAGGAAGGAAGCTGAGAAGATGATAACAGAAAGGGCGAACCTATTTCGCAGGCCCAGTGTTATTTTGCGTAGGTTTAACCCAGCTGGTACCCTGAGGCTTCCTGTGCAAGGTGGAGATTATGACAGGTTCCCTGCAATTGGTGGTTTTGCCCCAGGGGTTCTGGGATTAGGAGTTCCACGTCTGCCCGCTCGAAGAAACTTTTCACCTGACTGTAATCTTGGAGGAAATGATGCAGGTTTCTTTGCATGAAATGGCTTCCACCTTATTAGTTTCTCAGAAATTTGATGCACCCAGACCTTTTGGCCACTCTTCGCCATGTCTGTAGATGGTTTTAGTGGCTTCTGTTTGTGAGATTAAATTTTGAAAGAGCTGGTTCCATGTGTGTAGTACGTGAACATACACTTAGAGCTGCTTCCATATCTGTAGTGCGTGAATAAACTCAAGTTTACCTAGTTTGTTTCTCAACAGTTGTATATAAGTGAACATTTTCTAATATGCAAGTTGTTGGTATCTTCATCATTAAGGTTGTCATATATATTCCGACAGTAGCTGCATGGATGAAGTAATTCAAGTGATTTCTTCCATCCAGATAATTTTTTATGTTCATATCTTGTTTCTTGCTAAATGGGAAATTATAGTATGTGAATGGTTTTTCTTGGCCCCCAAATTGAAGGGACAAGCAGGAACAACCGTGTATATACAATGAGGACTTTGCTTGCTTGAAACATGGTTTATGGTCGATCATTATATGACAGTTGCTAGTGAACCAAAGTATTTGTCGGAAGCTTATCAAAATTGAATtagattcttctttcttttttctccaaGTAGGCAAAGACAGTTTTACTTGGCTCTGACAGGAATGATCAATGTTtttgtatatatacacatgaatAAACTTGTTGTCGAAGGATGCTAGCAAAGTTGTAGTTCTGCTTTATCGATAACCCCAGTTTTATGGGAAGGAATAACTactacatataatactttgatcaAGGCATATCCAGTCTGACCAACATGCTTCTCCGTTAATATGTTCTCCTTTCCTTTGGATGGCAGCAAAAAGTGTTTGGACAGTTGACCAGATTTTCCTGATCAGAGATTTATGTTCATTCATGTCTTTTTTAGTTCCATGTCCAGCAATATTTAATAACTCTTGCTTGTGAAGATTTTTGGAATTCTACAAGTGTTATCATGGCCATTTTTCTATTTTGATGGATGATTATTAGTCCTAGCCTACATTCTGGAAGTTAGGTTCCTCGTATCTAATTTGAGTTGTATGAGAATGATCGTATACAAGTATGCCCTGATTTAGTTCCTTTTGTTTGTTGTTTGCACACCTTACTTATAGGGAGTAATCTTTGATCAATGAGTCTCTGAAGTAATTGTTTTATGAAAGCCAACATAAAGCAATTTATTTATAGAGTAATCTTTGACCAAGGATTCTCTCAAGTAATTGTTTTATGGAAGCCAACATAAAACAATCTATTTATAGAGAGTACTCTTTGGTCACAGATTCTGTCAAGTAATTGTTTTATGAAAGCCAACATAAAGCAACGAAGTCCATGTAGGAATAACCACCCATGAATAGGATAAGCAGTGGTAAATTGCTTGGTGTGATGATTTGAATCACCTGTATTGATCTCCTATTTACTGTGGTCTTCTGCTCCCTTTTTTTTCCTGCATTAACCACTATACTTGGATTACTCCTATCTTTTGTGTGTTTTTTCCAAGTCAAACATGGAGAAGGCTACTATATTGCTCTGAACACTTTTTATTTGGTGATC is from Musa acuminata AAA Group cultivar baxijiao chromosome BXJ3-8, Cavendish_Baxijiao_AAA, whole genome shotgun sequence and encodes:
- the LOC135644871 gene encoding F-box protein SKIP22-like, which gives rise to MKLRIRSVASKETLRIQAPDPSSLHDLKTLIARALSSSSSISIPPGSIRLSLNRKDELLPPSPHDSLHSLGLTSGNLIFFYIVPASQTLAPSPSSAPAPEGTVESSNLAPVPPPETPSAVDDTPVRLHAQTLNLLSSSVATSMDIAESSNLAPVLTQDNPSAIASDLSAPQAEVVQQDDIMASDAEPLFVGKSLSVPYFLKRVMEAEKGEAEGLLGRLVVTFHAAFLESGFVVSGGGSRLPTGRPSKAATFSVQYTLPELVGAVDARDVKVAMLRFSMMGNYATVYGFLTGDHQDVYRVCIDLSKLASLLSLSMDSLSEQEEKEVFGLWKVVKDELTLPLLIDICRMNGLPSPTCFMRLPAELQLHILKHVSAIDLAKIGCTCSELRFLSSDDHLWKRRFHVEIGSVNGRLITGRSWKEKYVKRRVRMMEAEKMTERSNLLGRPSYLNSVGPRRFPVLGGDYDGFHAIAGFAPLVLRLGFNPVGPPRFPVRGRDYGRFASLGGFGPAGVRFGCPCLAHRRNFH
- the LOC135645241 gene encoding F-box protein SKIP22-like isoform X1, which encodes MKLRIRSVASKETLRIQAPDPSSLHNLKTLIARALSSSSSISIPPGSIRLSLNRKDELLPSSPHDSLHSLGLTAGDLIFFSIVPDSQTLAPSPSSAPAPEETVESSNLAPVPPPETPSAVDDTPFGLSAQTLNFSSSSVAASVEIAESSNLSPVSTQNNPSAIAADLTSPQAEVVQQDDVMALDVEPVVVGKSLAVPCFLKRVIEAEKGEAEGLLGRLVITFHAAFLESGFVVSGGGGGRGSRFPGGCPSKAATFSVRYTLPELVGAVDGRDVKVAILRFSMMGNYATVYGFLNGDHQDVYRVCIDLSKLAPLLSLSMDSLSKQEEKEVFGLWKVVKDGLTLPLLIDICQKNGLPSPTCFMRLPTDLKIKILEFVSGIDVAKIGCTCSELRYLSSNDDLWKLRFLEEFGSVNERVLVGRSWKDKYVNYWVRRKEAEKMITERANLFRRPSVILRRFNPAGTLRLPVQGGDYDRFPAIGGFAPGVLGLGVPRLPARRNFSPDCNLGGNDAAFADCKCYEVILQ
- the LOC135645241 gene encoding F-box protein SKIP22-like isoform X2 — encoded protein: MKLRIRSVASKETLRIQAPDPSSLHNLKTLIARALSSSSSISIPPGSIRLSLNRKDELLPSSPHDSLHSLGLTAGDLIFFSIVPDSQTLAPSPSSAPAPEETVESSNLAPVPPPETPSAVDDTPFGLSAQTLNFSSSSVAASVEIAESSNLSPVSTQNNPSAIAADLTSPQAEVVQQDDVMALDVEPVVVGKSLAVPCFLKRVIEAEKGEAEGLLGRLVITFHAAFLESGFVVSGGGGGRGSRFPGGCPSKAATFSVRYTLPELVGAVDGRDVKVAILRFSMMGNYATVYGFLNGDHQDVYRVCIDLSKLAPLLSLSMDSLSKQEEKEVFGLWKVVKDGLTLPLLIDICQKNGLPSPTCFMRLPTDLKIKILEFVSGIDVAKIGCTCSELRYLSSNDDLWKLRFLEEFGSVNERVLVGRSWKDKYVNYWVRRKEAEKMITERANLFRRPSVILRRFNPAGTLRLPVQGGDYDRFPAIGGFAPGVLGLGVPRLPARRNFSPDCNLGGNDADCKCYEVILQ